The genomic DNA TTGATCTCTTCCCACTTGCAGTCGGCCAGGCTGGCGACGTCGATTTCGTTGTCGAAGTGGCCGATGTTGCAGACGATCGCCTGGTCCTTCATGGCGTTCATGTGCTCACGCGTGATGACGTGGTAGTTGCCGGTGGCGGTGACGAAGATGTCGCCATGGGCGGCGGCTTCTTCCATGGTCACGACCTTGAAGCCTTCCATGGCGGCCTGCAGGGCGCAGATCGGGTCGATTTCGGTGACCCACACCTGGGCGCGCAGGGCGACCAGCGCCTGGGCGCAACCCTTGCCCACGTCGCCATAGCCGGCGACCACGGCGATCTTGCCGGCGACCATCACGTCGGTGGCGCGCTTGATGCCGTCGACCAGCGATTCGCGGCAGCCGTACAGGTTGTCGAACTTGGACTTGGTGACCGAGTCGTTGACGTTGATGGCCGCGAAGGCCAGCTCGCCCTTCTGCGACATCTGGTACAGGCGGTGCACGCCGGTGGTGGTTTCCTCGGTCACGCCCTTGATCAGGGCCAGGCGCGTCGAGTACCACTTCGGATCACGCTCGAGCGTTTTCTTGATGGCGGCGAACAGCACGCGCTCTTCTTCGCTGCCGGGGTTGGCCAGCACCGAGATGTCCTTCTCGGCCTTGGTGCCCAGGTGCAGCATCAACGTGGCGTCGCCGCCGTCGTCGAGGATCATGTTGGCGTTCTGGCCATTGGGCCATTCGAAGATCTTGTGGGTGTACTGCCAGTACTCTTCCAGCGTTTCGCCCTTGACGGCGAAGACCGGCGTGCCCGACGCGGCGATGGCGGCGGCGGCGTGGTCCTGGGTCGAGAAGATGTTGCACGAGGCCCAGCGCACTTCGGCGCCCAGCGCCACCAGCGTTTCGATCAGAACGCCGGTCTGGATGGTCATGTGCAGGCTGCCGGCGATGCGGGCGCCCTTGAGCGGCTGCTTGGCGGCGAACTCTTCGCGGATGGCCATCAGGCCGGGCATTTCGGTTTCGGCGATGGCCAGCTCGCGACGGCCCCAGCCTGCCAGCGACAGGTCGGCGACGATGTAGTCGGAGAAGGATTTATCGGTGACAGCGTTCATGGTGTGTAGGCTCCACGTGAATGACGAACGGCGCACGATACGGCCGGACAACGCGAAACCACCACGACACTCGAGTGCTCGCCTTTTCCGCCGTACGCGACAAAGGTGAGCGCCGTTGCTGTAACGCCGTGCAAGGCACGGCGCTTGAACAAGGATTCCTGAGCCTGGCGAACCGGGTTCCGCGGGCCATGGGACATGGCGGGAACCGCAAGGTCGTCGCAACGCTCCTCAGGATTGACGGGCATTGTACCGGTTTGGCCCGGGCAGTGGAAAGCCCGACATGCAATGTCGGATCGGCGGCGGTCAGCCTGCCGGGGCCAAGGGCCCGGCCAGCTCCGCGCCGGGGGTCAGCGGCACCAGCGATGCCAGCAGATCCGTGGCCACGGCGTCCCAGCTGCGCGTCAGGGCGTGCTCGCGCACGGCGTGCCGGTCCAGCGGCAAGGCGGCGCGGCAGGCATGGGCCAGGTCGTCATCCAGGAAACCGGTGACGCCTTGCGTCACCACCGCCAGCGGCGCTTCGCTGCGGAACGCCGCCACCGGCGTGCCGCAGGCCATGGCCTCCAGCATCACCAGGCCGAACGTGTCCGTCAGGCTGGGAAACACGAAGACATCCGCCGCGCCGTAGAACGCCGGCAGGGCCTCGTCGTTCTGCATGCCCAGGAACACCGCCTGGGGAAAGCGCTTTTTCAGACGCGCCTCGTCGGGGCCCGCGCCCACCACCACCTTGCTGCCGGGCAGGTCCAGCGCCAGGAAAGCGTCCAGGTTCTTCTCGCGCGCCACGCGGCCGACCGACAGGAAGACGGGCCGCGGCAGGTCCTGGAACGCCTGGCCGGGGGTGGGCTGGAATTTGCGGGGATCGACACCGCGCGACCAGATGCGCAGATTGGCGAAGCCGCGCCGCACCAGGATGTCGCGCACCGTCGGCGTGGGCACCAGCACGCATTGCGACGGCCGGTGAAACCAGCGCAGGAAGCGCCACGGCAGCGCGGCCGGAATGCCCATGCGCGCCTGCAGGTAGTCGGGGAACATCGTGTGGAACGAGGTGGTGAAGCGCCAGCCGCGCGACAGCGCCATGCGGCGCGCCGCCAGGCCCAGCGGGCCTTCGGTGGCGATGTGGAGCGCGTCGGGCACGGTATCGCCCAGGATGCGGCGCAGTTGCCGTCCCGGCTGCAGGCACAGCCGCAGGTCCGGCTCGGACGGGGCCGGCACGGTGCGGCTGCCCTGGGGATTCACCACGATCAGTTCGTGGCCCCACTCGGTGAGGATCTGCTGCATGGTCGTCCAGGTGCGGACGACGCCATTGACTTGCGGATGCCAGGCATCCGTAACCAGGACGATGCGCATGATGGGGCCGGAAGTGGGCAATAGCGCGATTTAGCCCGCGCCATGTGACACCCTCAAGACCGCGCCCGGCGCGGCCGGCCTAGTTGTTGCGGCGGGGATACCCTTGCGCCTTGATGCGGGTCCAGACTTCGCGCTTTTCCTCTTCCGTCATGAAGACCCAGTTGGCCACTTCCATGGCCGTGCGGCCGCAGCCCCGGCAGATATCGTCGAACAGCGTGGAACAAACGGCAACGCAGGGGGAATCCGAGGTGCGGAAGGCACGCTGCGCGTCCTCGGGCTCGGGCAACTCGGTCAGATCGGCAAAAGACGGATTCATGGCCGAAAGGTTAACACCAGCGGTGCGTCCCTTTTTGGATAGCCCTATCGCCCGCCGTGGCTTGATTGACAACGCGGGAAGGGGTCAATCCGGACCGCATTTGCCCCTACTTCCGCTCCCAGCCGAAGAAGGCGGATACCTCGCGCAGCAACGCGTCCGGGGTTTCTTCGGCCAGATAGTGGGCGCCGGGCAACGGCCCGCCGTCGACCTCGTCGGCCACCGCCCGCCACAACCCCAGCACGTCGAAATTGCGCCCGACCGCGCCGCGCTCGCCCCACAGCACGCGCAGCGGCATGCGCAGGCGCTCGCCGGCCGCGCGGCCCTGGCGGTCATGCTCCAGGTCCAGCGTGGCGGAGGCGCGGTAGTCTTCGCAGATACCGGTGGCCCAGCCCGGCAGGCGCGCCGTGCGCTCGTACTCGGCCATCGCCTCGTCGGAAAAATGCGCCAGCCCGCCGGGGCGGCCGCCCATCACCGAACGCAGGTAGAACACCGGATCGCGCTCGATCATGGTCTCGGGCATGGGCGCGGGCTGGATCAGCCAGAACCAGTGATAGTAGGCCTGGGCGAAGGCGCGGGTGGTGTTTTCGTACATGTCCAGCGTCGGCGCGATATCCAGCAGCATCATGCGTCCGACCGCCTCCGCGTGGTCCAGGCCCAGCCGGTGCGCCACGCGGGCGCCGCGGTCGTGGGCCAGGATGTCGAAGCGCTCGTGCCCCAGGGCGCGCATCAGCGCCACCATGTCGGCCGCCATGACGCGCTTGGAATGCGCGGCGTGGTCCGGCGTGGCCGCGGGCTTGTCGCTGTCGCCATAGCCGCGCAGGTCGGCGGCCACGCAGGTGTGGCGGCGCGTCAGTTCGGGCCAGACGCGATGCCAGATGGCGTGGGTCTGCGGATGGCCGTGCAACAGCAGCAAGGGCGGTCCCGAGGCATCGACACGGGCGGCGATGTGGATGCCATTGACCTCGTGGCGGCGCACGGGCAGATTGAAGAATGCGGTCATTGCGGTCTGTGCCTCTCAGTCTGTGGCGTTCATTGGCCGAGCCGGTCGCGCACGCGGCGCGCCACGTCTTTCATCCAGGGATGCCGGGCCCAGTGGCCGGCCTCGAAGTGTTCCACATCCGCCAATTGCTGTAACGAGGCACCCACCATGTCCTGCCCCTGCGAAAACATGCGGCGGTGCCGCGCCGGCAGGTCGAAATGCCCGCTCCAGCCGTCCGCGGCCCGCACCGTGCCCGCCAGCGCATCGATCTCGACGCGGTTGCCGGCGGGATCGGACACCCGCGCCAGCAGCGCGTCAACGTCGGCCGGCGGCAGGCTCACCAGCAGCAGGCCGTTGTTGAGCGCGTTGAAGTAGAAAATCTCGCCGAAGCTGGCGGCCACGACCGCGCGGATGCCGTACTGCATGAGGCCCCAGACCGCGTGCTCGCGGCTGGAGCCGCAACCGAAATTGGGCCCTGCCACCAGCACCGCGGCGCCGGCGTAGGCGGGCTGGTTCAGCACGCAGTCCGGACGCGGCGCACCGTCGGCGTCAAAGCGCAGGTCATAGAGCAGGCCACGATCCAGCCCGGCCTTGTCGATGATGCGCAGGAACTGCTTGGGCATGATCTGGTCGGTGTCCAGATTGGAATACGGCAGGGGCGCGGCGACGCCGCTGATGATCTGGTTCATTGCGGGTTCTCCAGGTCGCGCACGTCGACGATGCGGCCGGCCAGGGCGGCGGCGGCGGCCATGGCGGGGCTCATCAGATGGGTGCGTCCGGCGCGGCCCTGGCGGCCTTCGAAGTTACGATTGGTGGTGGACGCGCAGCGCTCGCCCGGCCGCAGCACGTCGTCGTTCATGGCCAGGCACATCGAACAGCCCGGCTGGCGCCATTCGAAACCGGCGTCGACCAGCGTGGCGGCGATGCCTTCGGCCTCGGCCTGGGCGCGCACCGCGCCCGAGCCGGGCACCACCATCGCGCGCACGCCGCCGGCCACCTTGCGCCCGCGCACGACATCGGCCACCACGCGCAGGTCCTCGATGCGGCCGTTGGTGCACGAGCCGATGAAGACCCGATCGATGGGCACGCCGGCGATCGGCGCGCCCGGTTGCAGGCCGATGTATTCCACGGCCTTTTCCAGCGCCAGGCGCGCCAGCGCGTCCGGCTCGGACTGGGGATCGGGGACCGTGCCGGTGATCGGCATGGCCTGGTCGGGGCTGGTGCCCCAGGTCACGAAGGGCGCGATTTTCCTGGCGTCGAAGACATGTTCGGCGTCGAACACCGCATCGGCGTCCGAGCGCAGGGTCGCCCAATAGGCGCGCGCCTGCGCCAGTTCCGCGGCGTCCAGGTGCCGGGCACGGGCGGCGACATAGGCGTCGGTGGTGGCGTCGGGCGCGATCAGCGCGGCGCGGGCGCCGGCTTCCACCGTCATGTTGCACAGGGTCATGCGGGCCTCTGCCGACAGGCCATCGATGGCGCTGCCGCAGTATTCCACCGCGTGGCCGCGCGCGCCCTGCGCGCCGATGCGATGCACCACGTAGATCACCAAATCCTTGGCCGACACGCCGGCGGGCAGATGACCGTCGACGCGGATGCGCATGTTGCGCGCGACCCGGTACACCAGGGTCTGGGTGGCAAGGATGTGTTCGACTTCCGAGGTGCCGATGCCAAAGCCCAGCGCCCCCAGCGCGCCATAGGTGGTGGTGTGGCTGTCGCCGCACAGCACCACCATGCCCGGCAGGATCATGCCGTGCTCGGGCGCGATCACGTGCTCGATGCCCTGCAGCGGGTCGGTGGTGTCGAACAGCGCGATGCGCTGCTCGTCGCAATTGCGCTTGAGATTGCGGGCCTGGCGCGACGAGGCATCGTCGGGAATCACGCGCAGCGCGGCCGGCACCGGATGGGTGGGAATGATGTGATCCACCACCGCCATCTGCTGGCCGGGCCGCAGCGCCTGGCGGCCGCGCGCGGCCAGGCCGCTGAAGGCCTGCGGACTGGTGTACTCGTTCATGATGTGCAGATCCACGTACAGCAGGATGTGTTCATCGTCGATGCGGGCCACCTCATGGCTGGCCACCAGCTTGTCGTATAGCGTCATGCCGGGCATGTCGGTGCTTCCTTGCAAAAAACGCGCCCGCGCGGGGCGCGATGAAACCTGTGTCGCCGCTCAGTTCGCCTCGATGCCGGCGTCCTTGACGATGCCGGCCCAGCGCGTCATCTCGCCCTTGACCATGGCATCGGTCTCTGCGGGCGTGGAGACCAGCGGATCGAAGCCCTCGCGGCGCATGCGTTCGGACAGCTCGGCCGATTGCAGCGCCTGCGCCAGCCTGACGTTGAGCGTGTCCACCACCGCCTGCGGCGTGCCGGCGGGCGCGCTGATCACGAACCAGGTGGTGAAGGCGTAGCCGGGCAGGCCGGACTCGGCGATGGTGGGCACGTCCGGCAGCAGCGGCGAACGCGTGGTGCCGGTGACGCCCAGCGCCTTGAGCTTCTTGCCGTCCACCTGCGGCTTGGCCGCGGACAGCACGGGGAAGCTCATCTGCACCTGGCCGCTGATGGTGTCCACCATGGCCGGACCGCCGCCCTTGTAGGGCACGTGCAGGATCTGCGTGCCGGACACCGACTTGAACAGCTCGGCGGCCATGTGGAAGGTGCTGCCGGTGCCGGCCGAACCGAAGCTCAGTTCATTGGCGGGACGCGCGCGGATGTAGTCGAGCAGTTCCTTGACATTGTTCACCGGCAGCGACGGCGACACCGTCAGCACATGCTGCGAGGTGCCCACCGTGCCGACCGAACGCAGGTCGCGCGCGGTGTCGAACGGCATGTTGCGAAACAACGCCGGGTTGATCGCCAGCGACATGGTGTTGATGGCCAGCGTGTAGCCGTTCGGCTCGGCGCGGGCCACGGCGGCCATGCCGATATTGCCGGACGCGCCGGCGCGATTCTCGACGATCACGCTCTGGCCCAGGGTCTTGCCCCAGGCGTCGGAAATCAGGCGGGCGGCGATATCGACGCTGCCGCCG from Achromobacter xylosoxidans includes the following:
- the ahcY gene encoding adenosylhomocysteinase, coding for MNAVTDKSFSDYIVADLSLAGWGRRELAIAETEMPGLMAIREEFAAKQPLKGARIAGSLHMTIQTGVLIETLVALGAEVRWASCNIFSTQDHAAAAIAASGTPVFAVKGETLEEYWQYTHKIFEWPNGQNANMILDDGGDATLMLHLGTKAEKDISVLANPGSEEERVLFAAIKKTLERDPKWYSTRLALIKGVTEETTTGVHRLYQMSQKGELAFAAINVNDSVTKSKFDNLYGCRESLVDGIKRATDVMVAGKIAVVAGYGDVGKGCAQALVALRAQVWVTEIDPICALQAAMEGFKVVTMEEAAAHGDIFVTATGNYHVITREHMNAMKDQAIVCNIGHFDNEIDVASLADCKWEEIKPQVDHVIFPDGKRIILLAQGRLVNLGCATGHPSFVMSSSFANQTIAQIELFTRNEAYKSGEVYVLPKHLDEKVARLHLKKLGVNLTTLRKDQADYISVPVEGPYKPNHYRY
- a CDS encoding glycosyltransferase family 4 protein; translated protein: MRIVLVTDAWHPQVNGVVRTWTTMQQILTEWGHELIVVNPQGSRTVPAPSEPDLRLCLQPGRQLRRILGDTVPDALHIATEGPLGLAARRMALSRGWRFTTSFHTMFPDYLQARMGIPAALPWRFLRWFHRPSQCVLVPTPTVRDILVRRGFANLRIWSRGVDPRKFQPTPGQAFQDLPRPVFLSVGRVAREKNLDAFLALDLPGSKVVVGAGPDEARLKKRFPQAVFLGMQNDEALPAFYGAADVFVFPSLTDTFGLVMLEAMACGTPVAAFRSEAPLAVVTQGVTGFLDDDLAHACRAALPLDRHAVREHALTRSWDAVATDLLASLVPLTPGAELAGPLAPAG
- a CDS encoding DUF1289 domain-containing protein; amino-acid sequence: MNPSFADLTELPEPEDAQRAFRTSDSPCVAVCSTLFDDICRGCGRTAMEVANWVFMTEEEKREVWTRIKAQGYPRRNN
- a CDS encoding alpha/beta fold hydrolase, translating into MTAFFNLPVRRHEVNGIHIAARVDASGPPLLLLHGHPQTHAIWHRVWPELTRRHTCVAADLRGYGDSDKPAATPDHAAHSKRVMAADMVALMRALGHERFDILAHDRGARVAHRLGLDHAEAVGRMMLLDIAPTLDMYENTTRAFAQAYYHWFWLIQPAPMPETMIERDPVFYLRSVMGGRPGGLAHFSDEAMAEYERTARLPGWATGICEDYRASATLDLEHDRQGRAAGERLRMPLRVLWGERGAVGRNFDVLGLWRAVADEVDGGPLPGAHYLAEETPDALLREVSAFFGWERK
- the leuD gene encoding 3-isopropylmalate dehydratase small subunit, yielding MNQIISGVAAPLPYSNLDTDQIMPKQFLRIIDKAGLDRGLLYDLRFDADGAPRPDCVLNQPAYAGAAVLVAGPNFGCGSSREHAVWGLMQYGIRAVVAASFGEIFYFNALNNGLLLVSLPPADVDALLARVSDPAGNRVEIDALAGTVRAADGWSGHFDLPARHRRMFSQGQDMVGASLQQLADVEHFEAGHWARHPWMKDVARRVRDRLGQ
- the leuC gene encoding 3-isopropylmalate dehydratase large subunit, whose translation is MPGMTLYDKLVASHEVARIDDEHILLYVDLHIMNEYTSPQAFSGLAARGRQALRPGQQMAVVDHIIPTHPVPAALRVIPDDASSRQARNLKRNCDEQRIALFDTTDPLQGIEHVIAPEHGMILPGMVVLCGDSHTTTYGALGALGFGIGTSEVEHILATQTLVYRVARNMRIRVDGHLPAGVSAKDLVIYVVHRIGAQGARGHAVEYCGSAIDGLSAEARMTLCNMTVEAGARAALIAPDATTDAYVAARARHLDAAELAQARAYWATLRSDADAVFDAEHVFDARKIAPFVTWGTSPDQAMPITGTVPDPQSEPDALARLALEKAVEYIGLQPGAPIAGVPIDRVFIGSCTNGRIEDLRVVADVVRGRKVAGGVRAMVVPGSGAVRAQAEAEGIAATLVDAGFEWRQPGCSMCLAMNDDVLRPGERCASTTNRNFEGRQGRAGRTHLMSPAMAAAAALAGRIVDVRDLENPQ
- a CDS encoding Bug family tripartite tricarboxylate transporter substrate binding protein; the protein is MNPPHLLRTVCALAAAASCWMTPATAADAFPQRPVTLIVPFAPGGSVDIAARLISDAWGKTLGQSVIVENRAGASGNIGMAAVARAEPNGYTLAINTMSLAINPALFRNMPFDTARDLRSVGTVGTSQHVLTVSPSLPVNNVKELLDYIRARPANELSFGSAGTGSTFHMAAELFKSVSGTQILHVPYKGGGPAMVDTISGQVQMSFPVLSAAKPQVDGKKLKALGVTGTTRSPLLPDVPTIAESGLPGYAFTTWFVISAPAGTPQAVVDTLNVRLAQALQSAELSERMRREGFDPLVSTPAETDAMVKGEMTRWAGIVKDAGIEAN